A single genomic interval of Musa acuminata AAA Group cultivar baxijiao chromosome BXJ3-4, Cavendish_Baxijiao_AAA, whole genome shotgun sequence harbors:
- the LOC135636407 gene encoding receptor-like protein kinase 7, with the protein MSSLLLLLLFLCLLRGGNSSPEEELHILLEFKASLSTTKNNTFESWTSEGRSTCSFAGIKCDSTGSVSELDLTDSGLSGTIPFRSLCRLPSLSRLSLGSNLLSCSITVGLLNCTSLRHLDLGFNSLTGAVPGLAPLNELRVLNLSDNALTGLFPWGSLGNLTDLEVLSLGDNLFDSSPFPEVVVNFARLTWLFLSDCNIRGEIPSSIGNLTHLVDLELADNFLTGGITAEIARLRNLWQLELYNNSLTGSLPPGFGNLSNLAYLDASMNLLKGDLSELRSLNNLVSLQLFLNDFSGEVPLELGDFRYLTTLGLYSNGLTGMLPPKLGSVSEFEHIDVWDNFFTGEIPPDMCRKGKMRKILTGDNKFTGKIPESYANCSSLVRLRVRNNSLNGVVPARLWGLPNLEIIDLAFNRFEGPVSAAIGEAKPLRFLFLNNNYFSGKLPDITGARWLYLQYMDVSYNQLTGTLSPHLGESRTLVYLLMAGNQLSGHIPDCWRRMENLTFLDLSSNNLTGRIPSTMGSMVSLHTLHLSNNSFTGRFPLSLRKCHGLVTLDLGENRFHGEVPPWIGDSFPALKILRLRVNRFSGGIPPQLFRLAALQLLDLADNELTGSIPRSVGNLTAMAIRRQQRDDLDGNVFGYSDSVSLMWKGEMSFFKRTLSLVRGIDLSCNFLSQEIPSELTNLSGMVYLNLSRNDLTGSIPSAIGNLDLIESLDLSRNQLSGAIPPSIASLTFLDSLDLSSNNLSGRIPSGNQLQTLDPSVYAGNDGLCGPSLPNKCSDHWEWSTDVEENGDGEEIVWLYLGTGHGFVVGFWGFIGLLSFKTSWRLAFFRSMDKVLSRLSIG; encoded by the coding sequence ATGAGCTCCCTTCTGCTGCTGCTCCTCTTCCTCTGCCTCCTCCGGGGTGGCAATTCATCGCCGGAGGAAGAGCTGCATATTCTTTTAGAATTCAAAGCATCTCTGAGTACCACCAAGAATAACACCTTCGAATCATGGACCTCGGAGGGTCGCTCCACTTGCAGCTTTGCCGGGATCAAGTGCGACTCCACCGGCTCCGTCTCCGAGCTCGACCTCACCGACTCGGGCCTCTCCGGCACGATACCCTTCCGTTCCCTTTGCCGCCTCCCCTCGCTCTCCAGACTCTCCCTCGGCTCCAACCTCCTCTCCTGCTCCATCACTGTCGGCCTCCTCAACTGCACCAGTCTCCGCCATCTCGATCTCGGCTTCAATTCTCTCACCGGGGCCGTCCCCGGCTTGGCGCCTCTGAACGAGCTCCGAGTCCTGAACCTATCCGACAACGCCCTCACCGGCCTCTTCCCGTGGGGCTCGCTGGGTAACCTCACAGATCTGGAGGTGCTAAGCCTCGGAGACAACTTGTTCGATTCCAGTCCCTTCCCTGAGGTGGTGGTGAACTTTGCCAGGCTCACTTGGCTGTTCCTATCGGACTGCAACATCCGCGGCGAGATCCCGTCTTCCATCGGGAACCTGACGCACCTCGTCGACCTTGAGCTCGCCGACAACTTCCTCACCGGTGGAATCACTGCGGAGATCGCAAGGCTCCGCAACCTCTGGCAGCTGGAACTCTACAACAACTCGCTAACCGGAAGCCTTCCGCCGGGGTTCGGAAACCTCTCCAACCTGGCCTATCTCGATGCGTCCATGAATTTGTTGAAAGGGGATCTCTCCGAGCTCCGCAGTCTGAATAACCTCGTCTCCCTCCAACTATTTCTTAATGACTTCTCCGGCGAGGTCCCGCTGGAGTTGGGGGACTTCCGGTACCTAACCACCCTTGGTCTCTACTCAAATGGGCTCACTGGAATGCTTCCGCCGAAGCTCGGGAGCGTGTCGGAGTTCGAGCACATAGACGTGTGGGATAACTTTTTCACCGGCGAGATCCCACCTGATATGTGCCGGAAGGGGAAGATGAGGAAGATTCTAACGGGAGACAACAAATTCACCGGAAAGATACCAGAGAGCTACGCCAACTGCTCATCGTTGGTCAGGTTGAGGGTGAGAAACAACTCCCTCAACGGCGTGGTTCCTGCCAGGCTCTGGGGCCTGCCCAATCTGGAGATCATAGACCTCGCATTCAACCGATTCGAAGGCCCAGTAAGCGCAGCGATCGGCGAGGCCAAGCCACTGAGATTTCTGTTTCTCAACAACAACTACTTCTCTGGCAAGCTGCCGGACATCACAGGAGCAAGGTGGCTCTACCTACAATACATGGACGTCTCCTACAATCAACTGACAGGAACACTGTCGCCACACCTGGGAGAATCCAGGACGCTCGTTTACTTGCTCATGGCGGGCAACCAGCTCTCCGGACATATTCCCGACTGTTGGCGGCGCATGGAAAACTTGACCTTCTTGGATTTGTCCAGCAATAATCTCACCGGGAGGATTCCGAGCACGATGGGCTCCATGGTTAGTCTTCACACGTTGCACTTGAGCAACAACTCTTTCACCGGTCGATTTCCTTTGTCGCTGCGCAAGTGTCATGGTCTTGTCACGCTTGACCTCGGAGAAAACAGGTTCCATGGAGAGGTTCCGCCATGGATAGGAGACAGCTTCCCAGCGCTGAAGATTCTCCGCTTGCGCGTGAATAGGTTCAGCGGCGGCATTCCTCCACAGCTATTTCGCCTTGCGGCGCTTCAGCTCTTGGACCTCGCTGACAACGAGCTCACGGGAAGCATACCACGGAGCGTCGGTAATCTAACAGCGATGGCCATCAGACGACAACAGCGAGACGATTTGGACGGAAACGTATTTGGTTACTCGGACAGCGTTTCTTTGATGTGGAAGGGGGAAATGTCTTTCTTCAAGCGGACACTTTCACTGGTTCGAGGCATCGATCTCTCGTGCAACTTTCTTTCGCAGGAGATCCCATCGGAGCTGACAAATCTTTCAGGAATGGTCTACCTAAACTTATCCAGGAACGATCTGACAGGATCTATACCAAGTGCGATCGGCAATCTGGACCTGATAGAATCTCTGGACTTGTCAAGGAATCAACTTTCAGGTGCAATCCCCCCAAGCATCGCTTCATTGACATTTCTGGATTCGTTGGACCTGTCAAGCAACAACTTGTCGGGGAGAATACCCTCGGGCAATCAACTGCAGACGCTTGACCCCTCAGTTTACGCCGGCAACGACGGGCTCTGTGGACCTTCGTTACCCAACAAGTGTTCGGATCATTGGGAATGGTCGACTGATGTTGAGGAGAACGGCGACGGGGAAGAAATCGTATGGTTATATCTCGGCACCGGACACGGATTTGTGGTGGGTTTTTGGGGATTCATAGGCCTTTTATCCTTCAAAACATCTTGGAGGCTTGCTTTCTTTCGTTCCATGGATAAGGTGCTGTCGAGATTATCCATAGGGTAG
- the LOC135636180 gene encoding uncharacterized protein LOC135636180 — MTSENMNLEGQELLRDKCAATSCLVNSAEVGEDNHTNVNFLEVKLDLKELISKIPFVWDIKHLKLSRRCRQIQRTYPCSNQINFHDYIMDDDINIPADMTASGVDFKSSKHRKATRSMDNLSTFSVEYSPDEQSENVIITSPAKLIYDSVEGIMKRIGLTEMPLPFDPLKQDVGMNHISLRSANTREMKFSDLARSPWNCRSLTKSLRKHGSETKFSQESICSCSSTRSISSYQSASPSDGFVTSAALLHCVSEGNIPYFLFVVDDDGCEVYMARPQKIRASVDKPLDYIYQFHSWKASRKKWKKIVIDASSHVGKMKVSSSLIVNSNRSKFMETEFVLFGAKEEEQSTEKKKSLSNFKRINMRSKKVAKIFTPTRKSGQKLKVDESGTQFEEPCHLFPDELQIIDESDRAVHFANEFPPNRELTAIVVRDYGYNSSKGAAFGGWGLKFLEKVKTDDANFFQEYPSSSSESCENTSRSATKKISRNVTVLVPAGFHGDPIARGGGPSSLTERWKSNGHCDCGGWDVGCPIKVLNNDSICSKVLPEAESEEDCKSFELFIEGGKHTQPSLQMLTVSKDLYIVNFQSKLSALQSFSIGVAFIHSETLELCPKL, encoded by the exons ATGACATCAGAAAATATGAACTTGGAAGGGCAAGAACTGCTAAGAGATAAATGTGCTGCAACTTCTTGTTTGGTAAATAGTGCAGAAGTTGGAGAAGACAACCACACTAATGTTAATTTTTTGGAAGTTAAACTGGATTTGAAGGAACTTATTAGCAAGATTCCTTTCGTTTGGGATATCAAACACCTAAAGCTTAGTAGAAGATGCAGACAGATCCAAAGAACATATCCATGCAGCAATCAGATCAACTTTCATGATTATATCATGGATGACGATATAAACATCCCTGCTGATATGACTGCTTCTGGTGTAGACTTCAAAAGCTCAAAGCATAGGAAAGCAACTCGAAGCATGGACAATCTGAGCACCTTCTCTGTTGAATATTCACCTGATGAGCAGTCGGAAAATGTAATCATTACTTCTCCAGCTAAATTAATATATGATTCAGTAGAAGGGATCATGAAGAGAATAGGCCTCACGGAAATGCCATTGCCTTTTGATCCACTTAAACAAGATGTTGGTATGAATCATATTAGTTTGAGATCGGCCAACACCAGAGAAATGAAATTCTCGGATTTAGCAAGATCTCCTTGGAATTGTAGATCACTGACAAAATCTCTTAGGAAACATGGATCTGAAACAAAATTCTCTCAAGAGTCGATTTGTTCTTGCTCAAGTACAAGGTCAATTTCCTCCTACCAGTCCGCCTCACCTTCAGATGGCTTTGTCACATCTGCTGCACTTCTTCACTGTGTATCGGAGGGCAACATTCCTTATTTCTTATTTGTCGTGGATGATGATGGATGTGAAGTATACATGGCCAGACCTCAGAAGATCAGAGCCTCTGTTGACAAGCCCCTGGATTATATTTATCAGTTCCATTCATGGAAAGCTAGCAGAAAGAAGTGGAAGAAAATCGTTATTGATGCTTCTTCACATGTTGGAAAGATGAAGGTATCAAGTTCTTTAATTGTGAACTCTAACAGATCTAAATTCATGGAGACTGAGTTTGTTTTATTtggtgccaaagaagaagaacagtcCACTGAGAAGAAAAAGTCATTATCTAATTTCAAGAGGATTAATATGAGATCCAAAAAAGTGGCTAAGATATTTACACCTACCCGTAAAAGTGGCCAAAAACTTAAGGTTGATGAATCAGGTACTCAGTTTGAGGAGCCATGCCATCTTTTTCCTGATGAGCTGCAAATTATTGATGAATCAGATCGTGCAGTTCACTTTGCAAATGAGTTCCCACCCAATCGTGAGTTGACTGCAATAGTTGTCAGAGATTATGGATATAATAGCTCAAAAGGAGCAGCTTTTGGCGGTTGGGGCCTCAAGTTCTTGGagaaagttaaaaccgatgatgcTAATTTTTTTCAAGAGTAcccatcatcttcttctgaaagtTGTGAAAACACATCCAGAAGTGCCACAAAGAAGATTTCCAGGAATGTGACCGTTCTAGTCCCAGCTGGGTTTCATGGTGATCCAATTGCCAGAGGTGGTGGCCCTTCTAGTCTTACTGAGAGATGGAAGTCAAATGGACATTGTGACTGTGGTGGATGGGATGTCGGGTGTCCAATAAAAGTACTAAACAATGACTCTATCTGTTCAAAAGTTTTGCCTGAGGCCGAGTCGGAAGAGGATTGCAAGTCATTTGAACTGTTTATAGAG GGTGGAAAACACACACAACCGTCTCTCCAAATGTTGACTGTGAGCAAAGACTTGTATATCGTGAACTTCCAGTCGAAGTTATCAGCCCTGCAGTCTTTCTCCATAGGAGTTGCGTTCATCCACTCGGAGACTCTAGAATTGTGTCCAAAGCTGTAA